GCGCTGAGCGCCTCGGCGAGTTCGGCCAGGACGATGCGCTGGTCCGCCCGGATCCGCTCCTGCTCGTCGCGCTGCATCACGTACAGGTCGGCGACCGCCTTCAGCACCGCGCACTCGTTGCGCGCCTCGCGCGGCACCACCAGCTCGGCCTCGTAGCGGGTGAGGCGGCCCGTACCGTACGCCCCGCGGGTGGCCCCCTCGGCGGCCAGGCAGAAGCGGCCGATCAGCTGGCTGGTGGCGTCCTTCAGGCGGGCCTGGGCCACGGCGGAGCCGTCGTAGCCGTGCGGCCACCACTCCTGCTCCATCAACCGGTCCAGGGCGGCGCGCAGCTCCTCGGGGTCGGTGTCGGCCGGGACGTACCGGCCGATGGCCACCCGCCAGATCGCGGTGCGCTCGGGCTCGGCGAACAACAGGTTCGGGTCGAGGTGGCCGGCGTGCAGGCCGTCCTCGAAGTCGTGGACCGAGTACGCCACGTCGTCCGCCCAGTCCATCACCTGGGCCTCGAAGCACTTGCGGTCCGCGGGCGCGCCGCGGCGCAGCCACGCGAAGACCGGCAGGTCGTCCTCGTACGCCCCGAACTTCACCGAGCCGGGGTCGGTGGGGTGGTCGCCGCGGGCCCACGGGTACTTGGTGGCGGCGTCGAGGCAGGCCCGGGTGAGGTTGAGGCCGACGCTGGTCAGCTCCCCACCGGCCGGATCGGCCACGAACCGCTTGGGCTCCAGGCGGGTCAGCAGGCGCAGCGACTGGGCGTTGCCCTCGAAGCCGCCGCAGTCCTTCGCGAACTCGTTGAGCGCCTCCTCGCCGTTGTGGCCGAAGGGAGGGTGGCCCATGTCGTGGGAGAGGCAGGCCGCCTCGACGAGGTCGGGGTCGCAGCCCAGGGCCGCGCCGAGCTCACGGCCCACCTGGGCGCACTCCAGCGAGTGGGTCAGCCGGGTCCGGGGGCTCGCGTCCCAGTCGTACGAGCGGGTGCCGGGCGTGACGACCTGCGTCTTCCCGGCGAGCCGGCGCAGCGCCGCGGAGTGCAGCACACGGGCGCGATCGCGCTGGAAGGCGGTCCGGCCGGGGCGTTTGTCGGGCTCGGCGGCCCAGCGTTCGGTGGCGGCGGGGTCGTACGGCTCGCGGGTGTCGGTCGGATCTGCGGGAGCGGGTGCGGTGCCTTCCATGCTCAGACGTTAACCGGAGATGCCGACAATCGGAGCAATGCGAACGAACCAGGTCCTCACGTGCTGGCCGGATGCGGGTGCTTCTCCCTCCCGGCGAGGGCCGCGTCGTAGCGCAGCAGCGCGAGGCGGATGAGTGCCGGGTGGTCGCCGAGCGGGGCGGCGGCCGGACCGGGCGCACCGGCAGCGCTGCCGCGCCGCTGCACGGCCGCCTCCCGGGGCACTACCCCGGACAGCGCGCTCAGGCTGTCGGCGAGGCGCGGCCGGGTCGGCCCGAGGTGCCCGAGGCGGACGTCGAGCCGGGGGCGGCGCTCGCGGACCCGTTCGAGGAGCGAGAGGGCGGTGTGCAGGGCGCGCGGGTCGCGGCTGTCGCGGGCCACGGCGACGAGGGTGGGCTGCTGGTGCACGGGCGGGCGCCGGGGCGACGGGGCGGGCGACGGACGCAGTGCGCCGAGCTGCGTGTCGAGCCGGACGGTGATCCGGCCGAGCAGCTCGGCCGCACTGCCGAAGGCGGGGGCCGGGAAGGTCGGGAGGGTCGGGGTGTCGGGAGGGTGCGCCGGCTCCGTCATGGATCGATCCTGCGCGCAGGAGGTTGCCGGGGCGTTGCGCCGGGATGACGGGTCCTCCGCGTCGGGCCGCTCGCTCATTCGTACGAGTGAAAGGCGGGGGAGCCGGAACTGGCGGGCCGGGCCGGTTCGTCAATCCGTGCGAACGATGTTGGTCGCGATGGGGGGGATCGGTCATGAGGCTCACGAGGCCGCGGCTCGGGCTGAAGCTGAGGTCGGGGACGGTGCCGGGGGCGAAGGCGGCGCCGGGGACGGACGGGGGGAGGACATCGGGAGGGGCACCGGGAAGGAGACCGGGACCCGGACCGGGGCTCGGGCCGGTGTCCGGGCCGGGGGTAGGGCGGGGGTGGCGTCCGGCGCTGCGGTGGGGTGTGCGGGCCCGGAGGCTCGCCGTGCAGGGGGTGATGGCGGGGTGCGTGCTGGCGCTGCTGCCCTCGGCGTGGACGCACGCGGCGGCCGCGGACCGGCTGGGGACGACGGCGGACGCTCCGGCCGCGGAGGTGGCCGTGGTGTTCGGCGCGGGGCTGTGGCAGGGGCGGCCCACCCCCTATCTGGCCCGGCGGCTGGACGCGGCCGTCGAGCTGTACCGGACCGGCAAGGTCAAGGTCGTGCTGGTCACGGGGGACAACAGCCGTACCGGGTACGACGAGCCCGACGCGATGCGGACGTACCTGACCGGGCACGGGGTGCCGGACGACCGGATCGTCAGCGATTTCGCCGGCTTCGACTCGTGGGACTCGTGCGTCAGGGCCAGCGAGATATTCGGGGTCCGGCGCGCCGTGCTGGTC
Above is a window of Streptomyces subrutilus DNA encoding:
- a CDS encoding deoxyguanosinetriphosphate triphosphohydrolase, yielding MEGTAPAPADPTDTREPYDPAATERWAAEPDKRPGRTAFQRDRARVLHSAALRRLAGKTQVVTPGTRSYDWDASPRTRLTHSLECAQVGRELGAALGCDPDLVEAACLSHDMGHPPFGHNGEEALNEFAKDCGGFEGNAQSLRLLTRLEPKRFVADPAGGELTSVGLNLTRACLDAATKYPWARGDHPTDPGSVKFGAYEDDLPVFAWLRRGAPADRKCFEAQVMDWADDVAYSVHDFEDGLHAGHLDPNLLFAEPERTAIWRVAIGRYVPADTDPEELRAALDRLMEQEWWPHGYDGSAVAQARLKDATSQLIGRFCLAAEGATRGAYGTGRLTRYEAELVVPREARNECAVLKAVADLYVMQRDEQERIRADQRIVLAELAEALSARAPEGLDPQFRAIFDTAPDDRARKRAVVDQIACLTDAAARSLHARLTRRARRAVG
- a CDS encoding SanA/YdcF family protein — its product is MRLTRPRLGLKLRSGTVPGAKAAPGTDGGRTSGGAPGRRPGPGPGLGPVSGPGVGRGWRPALRWGVRARRLAVQGVMAGCVLALLPSAWTHAAAADRLGTTADAPAAEVAVVFGAGLWQGRPTPYLARRLDAAVELYRTGKVKVVLVTGDNSRTGYDEPDAMRTYLTGHGVPDDRIVSDFAGFDSWDSCVRASEIFGVRRAVLVSQGFHIRRAVALCRAAGLEVYGVGVDDVHDATWYYGGAREVFAAGKAAWDAALKPDPHFLGPKERGVSRALATLTE